Within Kineothrix sp. MB12-C1, the genomic segment AAAAACTGTTTATGAAGGCATTACACAGATGAATATCGGAAAAGGATTCGAGGGAGGACTTGCAGTAGTTATTATGGCGATGCTGCTTGACCGTATGACACAATGCCTCGGTTCAGCTTCTCAAAAGTCGGGGAAAGCATTTGTTAAAAGAATATTAAGCGAACGTTCTAATCATAAATAAAATGTAACTGTAAGGATACCGAACTGTTACAATAAAATGAGAAAATAGGAGGAAGTTATGTTTAAAAAAATAATTGGAGCAATAATAGCAGTATCATTGACGGCAATAACTCTTATAGGTTGCGGTAATAATGAAGATGCCGGCTCGAAAGGCACTGTTAAGCTGGCTTATGTCAATTGGGCAGAAGGGATAGCGATGACGAACCTTGCAGCAGCAGTGTTGGAGGATAAAATGGGATATAAAGTAGATCTGACTATGGCAGATGCTGCACCCGTATTCGCTTCTGTTGCCAGCGGAAATACCGATGCCTTTCTGGACGTATGGCTTCCCATAACCCATGAAAGTTATCTTGAAAAATATGGTGATGATATAGTAGATCTGGGTATTGTCTATGAAAATGCACTTCTGGGGCTAATCGTCCCCTCTTATGTTGAAATTGACAGCATAGAAGAACTCAATGAGAATAAGGATATCTTCGAAGGTGAAATTGTAGGAATTGATGCGGGGGCCGGCTTGATGGTGGCAGCGGAAAAAGCACTGGAAGAGTATGAACTCGATTATAAGCTTCTGACGGGCAGCGGACCGACTATGACAGCAGCCTTGGGAAAAGCAATTGATGCAAATAACCCTATCGTAGTGACCGGCTGGGCACCTCACTGGAAGTTCGCAAAATGGGATTTGAAGGTTCTGGAAGATCCTAAGGGAGTATTTGGTGAGGTTGAGAATATTTATAAATATTCCAGAAAAGGCTTGGAAGAAGACATGCCGGAAGTCGTAGAATTTATCAAGAACTTTAAAATGTCAGAAGGCGAATTAGGCGATTTGATGGGAGAGATTGAAGAGTACGACGGTGAGCCGCTGGATGCAGCCCGTAATTGGATGAATAACAATGAAGAGCTTATTAATAGTTGGATTACAGTTCAGCCTTAGGTTAAACTGTAACCTATATGCACACAAAATGCGATAAAACTATATTTTGGTACTTGCAGTACTCACAAAATTTAGGGCGAAGAATCTTTTATGATTCTTCGCCCAGAGTTTTCATTAGGAAGCTCTTAAGAGTGGCGGGTAGCTTCAATTAAATCTGTAATCGTGCGGATGGAGTTAAGCTGGCTGCTCTTACTCATCGCATCGCTATATGTCTGTCTTGTAAAATAAAGTTCGTGTATTCTTTCTACTAATAGATTTTCCGTTAAATAATCTTCGTCGATAACAAGACTGAAACCTTGAGATTCGAAAGACTTCGCATTTAAAATCTGATCACCCCGGCTACTGTGAGCGGAAAGAGGAATGAGAAGGTTTGGCTTTTTTAAAGCCAAGAGTTCGCAGATAGAATTAGCACCTGCTCTCGATACGACCACATCTGCCATTGCGAAGATATCCTTAAGTTCTGATTTCACATATTCAAATTGCTTATAGCCTTGAATATTCAACATTAGATTATCGACCTTATCCTTGCCACAGATATGAACCACTTGAAAGTCCTGTAAAAGCTTAGGAAGGGCATCGCGTACCGTTTTATTGATTGCCTCTGCTCCGAGGCTGCCTCCAATTACCATTATGACAGGCTTATTCGCAGTAAATTTACATATATCATAGGCTGCAATACGATTGCCTCTGGCAAGCTCTTCCCGTATTGGAGAGCCGGTGAGTACCGCTTTTCCTTCCGGAAGCATTTGAATGGTCTCCGGAAAGTTACAGCATATTTTATCCGCAACAGGAATGCAGAGCTTATTGGCAAGTCCCGGTGTCATATCCGATTCATGAATAATGCAAGGAATGTCGAGGGAGGCGGCAGCCCGAACGACGGGAACACTAACGAATCCGCCTTTGGAGAAAACAATATCGGGTGCAATATCTTTTAGATATTTTTTAGCCTCTGAGTAGCCCTTCATAACGCGGAAAGGATCGGTAAAGTTCTTGGGGTCGAAATATCGACGGAACTTACCGGTAGCTATCCCGAAGTACGGAATATCAAAATCTTCAATTAATTTCTTCTCTATACCTTCGTATGAACCTATATAATATATTTCATAATCCAGCTCCCGGAGTCTCGGGATTAACGCAATATTAGGAGTTACATGTCCGGCTGTTCCTCCACCGGTAAGTACGATTCTTTTTGCCATTGATAAAATGCCTCCCGACTTAATTACTCAGTTCGTAACAGTTCGATCCTCTCACCGTCACAAATGTGACTGTTCAGTATCCTCACTGTCACATGGAAAATCCGTTAAAATCACCTTTGATGATGTTCACTTATTACTTATCATGGCTGTAAGTGCGTTTGCAAGTTGATCTGGGCAGGAGGTTACCCTATGGCCGCAGGTGATTCCCTGTAACCGTTCGATAGCATCCTGTGCCTTCATTCCTTCTACTAGCTTGGAGATTCCCTGTAAATTACCGTTGCATCCGCCTGTAAAGGAAACGGATTGTATAATGTCATCACTTAGTTCAACATCTATGGATGAGGGGCATACGCCCTTTGGCTGATATTTCATCTTAAGTAACCATGCCTTTCGTAAACATATGAAACAATTATAGCAGAGAAGAAACTAATTTTCCAGTGGTTTCCTTCACGTGTCGAAATTCGCAATGCCTTACACCGTACATTCTATTGAGATGCGACAGGGTTTTGTTTATAATATTTGAATTAATAGTTATAATTAATACTTAGTTTCTAAGACGAGGTTATTGTATTCAAGTTAGGAAAGGGAGGCAGTTCATGTTTGAGGTCTTTTTGGAGAATAAACTTCTCAGCGGTGCTTTTTTTCTATTGCTGCTATTGAGCATTCTATGCCAGGTCATGGCAGGAGTGATATACCGAAGGATGATAAAAGAGACAGAAAACATGTCTTCTACGGGAAATAAATTACTAAAACAATGTAAGTTAAAGTTCGCCAATTGCTATCAGTTAAATGAAGGTGTATCGAATATTCCAGTGTTTGTGGATAAGTTCATGGCGAAGATGTCCTTTATGGGGATATCGTTAACGAGTATTAAACACTTATCCGGTCAGCTTATGCTTCTGTCAGTTGCTGTTGCAGGCGGCGGTGCTTGCCGAGAGATTATGCACGGGGAAACGGTAGGCAAGGTACTTCCTTATTATATTGTCAGTTTTTTGGGATTATATGTATTTTTCTCTATTTCCGGGCTTGTGGATATACAGGGGAAAAGAGAACGGCTGAAAATCAACCTTGTGGACTATCTGGAAAATCATATGGTCAATAAGCTGCGCCAATCCGCTATCGACTGGGCTGAGATTACCGGTGGGGATACTATTAAGAAGGAGGACAAGCCTGATAAGCAAGTGAATCGTGATATCTGCGCCTTACGTGAAGAAATCGGTCTTGCCCCAAGGCGTGGGGAAGCGGAAACAAGCTCAAAAGATGAAACAGAAGAGAGAAAGGAGCGTGTTCCCCAGAAAAAAACTCCTGCATTTTCTCATAAAGAAAAGCAAGAGCTGGAAGAGCTGCTTCGGGAATTCTTTGTATAGCGCGGGTCATGTGTGAATGCTAGGGTAAAGTTTTTGTAGGATATTAATTGAATAAAAAGAGAACGCCTCTTTGTGTTATGATTTTAACGACTAAGAAAAAATCGGACACAAAGGAAGGTGCTCTCTATGATTAAAAGTATACAACAGTTTGAAGAAAATGGGGCAAAAAATTTAACAGGAGTTCTGGAAAAGTTTTTGAAAGATCCTCAACAACAAGCAGAGTTTATCTATGGAATTACAGATAGTGTAGTACAGTTAGGACTGGACATGATTGCGGAGACTTTTGAAAGTATGGATGAAGAACTGAGAAACAGCGGATACAGAAGGAGAAACTGGGTCATAAGCAGACGAGATGAAACATCCCTGATTACCAGCCTTGGAACTGTGAGATATTGCAAGACACTGTTTAAGAACAAGAAGACTGGAGCCTGTGAATATCTGCTAGATCGGATCATGGGATTAGAAAGCCATGTAAGGATGACAGAAGATGCACAGGCGCAGATGCTTGAGGAAGCGGTCGACAGTAGCTATCGCAAAGGAGGAATCAGAGCCAGTCTTTCCGAAAAAGTCAGCAAACAGACAGTAAAAAATAAGATACATGATCTGAAATTTCATACAAAACCAGAAAAAATAGAGAATAAAAAACAGGTTTCCTATCTTTATATTGATGCAGATGAAGATCATGTGTCATTGCAGTATCTCGAGAAAAAGGGAGATATCACGAAACCTCGAAGCAACACCAGTATGCCTAAAATAGCCTATGTATATGAAGGTGCGGAATCAGAAGCGCCTAAAAGCGAAAGGTTTAAGCTGATCAATCCGAAGTACTTTGGGGGCATATATGAGGGAAGCAAAGGAGTAGAACAGTTCTGGCGAGAGATTTATGAGTATATCAGCGCCACCTATGACATGGATGCCATAAAACAGATTTATATTAATGGAGATGGTGCAGCCTGGATAAAAAGCGGACGTAAATTTATAGCCGGATCAACCTTCGTACTGGATAAATTCCATATGCAGAAATATATCACAGCAGCAACTTCGCATTTAATGGATTCGTCAGAGGATGCAAGAAGTGAACTGTATGGTGCCATACACAAGAGAGCGAAATGGATGGCATCCGAGACCTTTGAAAAAATCCTGAATATAACAGAAAACGAAGCACAAAGGAAAAAGGTAGAAAGTAGTATGGCTTATATCCTAGGGCATTGGGATGGGATCATGCAGGGTTTGAGAAATAAAGAAACACAAGTGGGATGCAGTGCAGAAGGACATGTGAGCCATATCTACGCAGACAGGATGAGTTCCAGACCATTAGGGTGGAGTAAGCATGGAGTTCACCAAATGGCAAAGCTAAGGATTTATAAAGCAAACAAAGGAAATATGTTGGAGTTGGTGAGAATGCAAAAGCAGGAGTTGCCCATGGCAGTGGGTACAGAAGAAAGAATCTATTTAAGCAGCGAGATGTTTCGATCGGAAAGCAAGCGACTGACAGAGGAACAACGCTATGTAGAAAGGATAACTCATAGCATTCCCTTTCCAGAAGTGAAAAAGATAGCTTATTTTAAAAACCACATTTGGGGATTGTAAAAAGAATAGAAAGTAGGTATATTGTGAAAAGAGGTTAAATCTAAAACACATCAAGGGGATTCTCTACCCAATTAAATCCTACAGTAAATTTACGCTATCTGTGTGAATGTTTCTCTTGAAAAAGAAATTCAACTTTGCTAAACTTAACGTGACCACCCAATATATTACGAATATAAACCCGGGAAACACTGAACCGGGCGGATAAAGGAGCGAAACAAATGAGTAATAAAGTTACATTTGATTATTCCAAGGCTTCACAGTTTATAAGTGACAACGAAGTGGAACTTATGAAGAAGCTGACATTGGATGCAAAGGAAGTTCTAGTTTCCAAGACAGGTGCGGGTAATGATTTCCTCGGATGGATTGATTTGCCGGTAAACTATGATAAAGAAGAATTTGATAGAATTAAAAAGGCGGCTGCTAAGATTCAGGCTGATTCAGAGGTACTTCTTGTTATCGGTATTGGCGGTTCCTATTTGGGAGCCAGGGCAGCTATCGAGTTTTTAAGACACAGTTTTTACAATTCGGTGGATAAGTCTGTTAGAAAGACACCTGAGATTTATTTCGTAGGTAATTCTATCAGTTCCACATATATTAAACATCTTATGGATGTAATCGGAGATAGAGATTTCTCCATCAATATGATAAGTAAATCCGGAACGACTACAGAGCCTGCTATTGCATTCCGCGTATTCAAAGAAATGATGGAAAAGAAATATGGTAAGGCCGAAGCGGCAAAGAGAATCTACGCTACTACTGATAAGTCGAGAGGTTCTCTTAAGAGCCTTGCTACAGAGGAAGGCTACGAATCCTTCGTTGTTCCTGATGATGTAGGCGGACGTTTCTCTGTACTCACCGCAGTAGGATTACTTCCGATAGCAGTTAGCGGAGCGGATATTGACCTTTTGATGGAAGGTGCGGCAAGTGCAAGAAAGAGTGCGCTAGAATCCTCCTTTGAGGACAACGAGGCATTGAAGTATGCTGCCCTTCGTAATATCTTATTAAGAAAAGGCAAGACAATAGAGATTCTGGCTAACTATGAGCCTTGTGTACATTTTGTTTCTGAATGGTGGAAACAGTTGTACGGTGAGAGCGAAGGAAAAGACCAAAAGGGTATCTTCCCTGCAAGTGTAGACCTTACTGCAGATTTACATTCTATGGGACAGTTTATTCAGGATGGTTCAAGAACCCTTTTCGAGACGGTAATTAATATCGAAACGAGCAGAGAAGAAATCATACTCGGTACAGAGCCGGTAGACTTGGATGGACTTAATTATCTTGCAGGTAAGACCGTGGATTTCGTGAATAAGAGCGCCATGAATGGAACGATTCTCGCACATACCGATGGAAATGTTCCTAACTTGATTATAAATGTACCTGAGGTAAACGAGTTCTACCTCGGTGAACTATTTTACTTCTTCGAGTTCGCATGTGGTGTAAGCGGATATCTGCTTGGAGTAAATCCTTTCGATCAGCCGGGTGTAGAAAGCTATAAGAAGAATATGTTCGCCCTTCTCGGTAAGCCGGGATACGAAGCGCAGAGGGAAGAATTGCTGAAGAGATTATAATTCTGAAGCAATTCGGAACTTAATATTAATATAGATACAGGTAACTGTGAGGGTACTGAACAGTTACAGATGTAGTTGGAAATATCCCCTGGGAGCAATTGCTCTTAGGGGATTTATTTTATTTAATTAGGAAAGTGCTCCTATTAAATAACCGATTGATGCGCAGCCATATAGTATGAAAATGCGCAGCCATATAGTATGAAAATAGCTGGCTAATAATTGGAATCGGTGATAAAATAAGAAATTAGATTTCAGCGTATAAGAATGTGTAATATTTTTAAAATATTATGCGTTCTGCTTAATAAGGAACAATGTGAGAATCATTGACAGCTTACTCTGAGGTGATGCGGACGGCTTGCCCAAGATGCCATTGTACAAGGGATATATTTCAGATGTATGAGAAGGCGGGTAAATCGATAGAAGCAAAGTCCTAAGACTTACTGGAATCAATTAATTAATAGGTGAAGCGATGTTTCGCCTATCTCTGGTAAGAGAGGAAGGAGAAAAATGAAACAATGGACTAAAAAACAAAAAATTATGCTAGTGGCGGTTTTTGCCGTTGTAATAGCAGTGGCAGGAATTGCTGCAGGTCTCTTGAATTACCGTCCCGGGCAGGAAGGTGTGAAGAACTTTCAAGTGATAGTGACTTCTGAGCGGGATGGATATTCGGAAACAACAGAGTGTACGTCCGAAGAAGAATACTTAGGCAGTTTTATGCGTAGCTTTGAGGATTGTGAATGGCAAGAATCCGATTATGGCATTTATATCACCGGATTCGGTGGAATGCAAGAGGATGTGGATAACCAATATTGGTGGTGTGTGATGGTAAACGGTGAAGCAGCGACTATCGGAGCAGATGAAATACCCTTGCAGGATGGAGAAATCTATAGCTTTGTTCTAACGCAAGGCTGGTAATGCCAGGCTACGGAAAGGCGGGAACAAATGCCAATTAAAAAAATAACGAGAATAGCACTTTTGAGTGCAGTTCTCTATGTTGCCAAGGTGGCACTGGAATTTCTTCCGAATGTGGAGTTAGTCTCTTTCTTGATCATCATTTATACACTTGTATTCGGAGCAGAGACTTTTATTATAATTACCGTATTCAATATGTTCGAATTAATACAATGGGGATTTGGCATTTGGTGGGTATCCTATCTCTATGTGTGGCCTCTTCTTTGCCTCTTTGTTCTTCTGTTGAAGCGCTTCCTGGGGGAGGAATTCGTACTTTGGGCTATTGCTTCGGGAGTTTTCGGACTGATATTCGGATCTTTATTCGCTATTGCTTATCTTCCTGTGGATCATTCCTATGCGTTAGCATATTGGATTAGCGGTTTGACCTGGGATGTATGGCATGGAATCTGTAATTTTTTAATTATGTTATTAATAGGAAAACCAGTATATCAAGTGATGATGATAGCGAAAAAGAAAGATGATTCGTAACTGTTCAGTATCTTCACAGTTACGATAATTCCCCTTAAATAAGATTTGAAGATAAAAATAATAAATTATTAAGTATTTTGTCAAAGATTGTTCACTCTTTTTATATACAAATATGGTAAGATGAATAAAATTAGCAGTAAAAGGAAATAATATTGGGGTGTAGTTTACATTATGAAAGGTAGGAAGAGAAGGTGGAATCGGTAAAAGTAGTTTTTAATTCAATGGAGGAATGTGAGAGATATATTAGAGCGGTGGAGAACTTTCCCTCTAATATCGACTTGCAGTGTGGAAGTCGTATCATCGATGGGAAGTCTGTGCTCGGTCTTCTTGGATTTGGACTTAGGAAGGTTCTGGAGCTAAGAACACATACGGAAGATACGGAAGCATGGGAAAAGCTTCTTGAGAAGATAGAGTTCTGTACATGTGAAGATGAAATAAAAATGGCAATATAACAAAAGAGATATAAAAATAACTACCCAGCTCAAATCAGAGGGGGTAGTTATTTTTTATTTTGTAAGTTGATTTCTTAGCATTCCGCATTTATCTTCCGGTAAATATTCAAAATGGTGCTTATGGTACAGCAAGTCAGCAGGATAATTTGCTATCAGGCATATATAACTGTCTTCATGGGCGTGCTTATCGAAGTAGTTATCTATGGCTTTCATAATTTCTTCTGCATAGCCTTTTCTTTGATAATCCTTATCCACCATAATATCGCTTACTACATAGGTGATGCCTCCATCGCCAACGATTCTTCCAAACGCAATTAAAATTCCTTCATCATATAAAGATACCGTGAACAATGAATTATCCAAGGCGATCTGACTTCTTCCTAAGTCCTTATTTCCCATCCCGGAACGCAATCTAAGGCTTATATAGTCTTGGGCTGAGGGAGTTTTGTAAATAAGTTGCATAGCTGTTGATTCTCCTTTACCGGTATCATGGGGAAAAATACCTTTTGACCCCAACATCATAACATAGGTAATAATAAGTATTCACTTTGTGATTGTCAATATATTTGTGTATAGTATCATTGCTATTCGGTCAATATATGTGGACGATATTTCTATAAAGATGGTATAATTTTAAGATTGATAAAGGAGACAACAAATGAAAGAAAAAGAAAATAGTAGAAATCAAGATAATAATGATGGAGAAATACTAAGAACAATTGACGAGTACATTGCGGGACAGCCTGAGAATATTCGGCCTCTTTTGAATCAGGTGAGGGATACAATTCGCACAGCGATTCCGGATGCTCAGGAGCGGATATCGTGGAAGATGCCAACTTATTGGAAAAAACATAATATTATCCATTTTGCATCCTTTAAAAATCACATAGGAATCTACCCTGGAGCAGAAGCCATGGTGTATTTTGCAGAAAGGCTCGCAGAGTATAAGACGAGTAAAGGCTCATTACAGCTTCCGCACAATAAGCCTCTACCTCTGGAATTAATCGCTGAAATTGCAAGGTGGAGCTATAAGACGAATTCTATTTAACCGTTTCATAAGGCCAGTCGATAATACCGCCGAATTCATATACATTAGTGTAACCGAGATCAGCTAAGCTCTGTGCCGCCAATTTACTTCGGCGTCCGCTGCGGCAATAGACTAAAATGGTTGTGTCTTTGTCTGCAAGCTCGTCCTCAGCTCTTACATTAATTTCGTTGTCGGGTATTAAGTAGGCGCCTTCGATATGCCCTTCTTCATACTCTGTCTGTGTACGGACATCCAAAAGAATATATTCGTCTTCACCATCGATGATTGTTTTTGCTTCATCGGCAGTGATTGGCGTATATTTTGTTTGCTCTGTTTTTTCTTCTTTTCCACAGCCTGTTAACAAGAAACAGAGCATTGTTAATAAAAGTATTCGCTTCATAATGGAGTTCTCCTCTCAAATTGTTTCATAAATTAGGAATGAAACTGAGCGTATTTCTTCGGGGATATTCCCACGGCTTTGGTGAATGCCTTCAAAAAATTACTGTAGTCGTTAAAGCCGCATTTTTCATAAGTTTCAGTCACTGAGCATCCTTCGTTTAACAAGGACTTTGCGATAGTGATTCTTCTTGCAGTTATATATTTGTTAATGGTAGTGCCTGTGGTGGACTTAAAAATACGGCATAAATAGGAACTGCTTAAGTAAAAGTATTCGGAAAGCTTCTCCAATGTCAAATCTTCAGAAATATGCTGATTGATATAAGAAAGAATATCATCCACCTGCGCATGATTGGTGGTGACTGCCTGGTTACAAGTGAGGAAACGGGACTCATTAAAAAACCTATTTAAAAATATCATAAGTTCTGTAAGAGCAGAACGCTCTGTTAAGTCTGTGCCAAATCCTTCTGCAGCAGCTATTTTGTGTATAAGATAAATAAAACGAGTGCCTAAATCAGGGTCGAGATGAAATTTATGTGGGTATTCAGTATCCCTGTGAGTAAAGCAATGACCTAAATCAGTGATAGCAGAAGAGATACTGCTTAAATAATCGGGGTGGATAGAGATGACAATCCTTTCATGGATTCGGGCATCTATCTGTGTCAAATGATGACTTTCATATTGATTAATAAAGAAGATATCCCCCGGTTCAATCGTATAAAAACGATTATCGATGAGAAATTGTTTTCCTCCGGATATGGAATAGTAAATTTCATAGCAATCATGAATATGCATGTCCAAAGGCTTCTCATCGCTGTAAAGATGCGCGAGAGAAAAATGTTTATTGGCAATGCAATGCTGAAGCGCTTCCTTGTTAGACATGAATTCTTTCATGATTTTCTATGCCCGTTCCTTTTCTCATGTTTTGCGGGTCTCAAAGTCATGTTTTTTCATACAAGCATGAAACACATGATCGTTTGACCCTGGTATCATTTTATTATAATATGCATATTCAATATCTGCAATATTTTTGGATTTTAAACTCGTTTTAGTATATTTTTTGAAATAGTTCTTGTAAAAAGTTGTATAAAGGGCCCAAGTAGTAAAACAGTAAGAAGGGTTCCGATACCGACTAACTTATTGGCTAATCCACCGGCTATAAGGGCTATAATTACTGTGGTTCCATCACAGGCGATTCGACAGAAATAATAAGGGATGCGTGTCCGTTCTGCTAATCCCAATGAAAGGTAATCAAAAGGAGCAATACCGGAGGCTGAAGTCTGATAGAGGGACACGCCCATTGCCGATATAAGAATAGCAAATAATAAAACGATCATTCGAACCGGATAAGTACCAGGAAGTGTAACGAAACGATTATCTAAATACATGAATAAGTCTGCTGCATAGCCAACCAGAACCCAATTTACTAACGTTCCGATTCCGATGTATTTTTTACCGAAAAAAAACTGAAAGCTAAAAAGAAATAAATTAAAGAATAAAAGAAAGGTTCCGTAATTCAAAGGGGTGAGCATGGATAAAGATAATGTCATGGAAGAAAAAGGATCGTTGCCCAATGAGGCATGACGGTAAAAAGCAACCCCGACTCCAAGCAGAGTATTACCAATGAGCGTGCATAGAATTCGGCGCATGCCAAGTCCGGATAGATATTTTGTTAAAGAGGCGAGTATTTTCTTCATTTCAGTCAGTTTCTCCTTCGTCATAGTAAAAGAGCTTCCCGCTAAAGCGCTTGTAAACAAACACCGTATAGGAAACTCTTTGGTAATTATATATTACAAATGTTGTTTTGTAAATATTTTTTACTGTGTGTTGCTAGGTTCGGGCGAAGATTCATTTTATTCTACTATAAAATGTCCCATTTTCTTTTCTAGTGTATTCATATTTTCCATTAAGTTCTGGGAGATAGAGTCCATCTTTTCCGCATCTGTCAAAAGTTCATCTGCCAGGATGCTGTCTTTTTATATTAATGGCTATGCCTATGTGCGCAGAGGCTGTGAAGATTTCCAGATGACGGAGGAAGGAATGAAATAGTGACAGAAG encodes:
- a CDS encoding undecaprenyldiphospho-muramoylpentapeptide beta-N-acetylglucosaminyltransferase, which produces MAKRIVLTGGGTAGHVTPNIALIPRLRELDYEIYYIGSYEGIEKKLIEDFDIPYFGIATGKFRRYFDPKNFTDPFRVMKGYSEAKKYLKDIAPDIVFSKGGFVSVPVVRAAASLDIPCIIHESDMTPGLANKLCIPVADKICCNFPETIQMLPEGKAVLTGSPIREELARGNRIAAYDICKFTANKPVIMVIGGSLGAEAINKTVRDALPKLLQDFQVVHICGKDKVDNLMLNIQGYKQFEYVKSELKDIFAMADVVVSRAGANSICELLALKKPNLLIPLSAHSSRGDQILNAKSFESQGFSLVIDEDYLTENLLVERIHELYFTRQTYSDAMSKSSQLNSIRTITDLIEATRHS
- a CDS encoding YczE/YyaS/YitT family protein, whose translation is MTKEKLTEMKKILASLTKYLSGLGMRRILCTLIGNTLLGVGVAFYRHASLGNDPFSSMTLSLSMLTPLNYGTFLLFFNLFLFSFQFFFGKKYIGIGTLVNWVLVGYAADLFMYLDNRFVTLPGTYPVRMIVLLFAILISAMGVSLYQTSASGIAPFDYLSLGLAERTRIPYYFCRIACDGTTVIIALIAGGLANKLVGIGTLLTVLLLGPFIQLFTRTISKNILKRV
- a CDS encoding glycine betaine ABC transporter substrate-binding protein, which translates into the protein MFKKIIGAIIAVSLTAITLIGCGNNEDAGSKGTVKLAYVNWAEGIAMTNLAAAVLEDKMGYKVDLTMADAAPVFASVASGNTDAFLDVWLPITHESYLEKYGDDIVDLGIVYENALLGLIVPSYVEIDSIEELNENKDIFEGEIVGIDAGAGLMVAAEKALEEYELDYKLLTGSGPTMTAALGKAIDANNPIVVTGWAPHWKFAKWDLKVLEDPKGVFGEVENIYKYSRKGLEEDMPEVVEFIKNFKMSEGELGDLMGEIEEYDGEPLDAARNWMNNNEELINSWITVQP
- a CDS encoding iron chaperone, whose amino-acid sequence is MKEKENSRNQDNNDGEILRTIDEYIAGQPENIRPLLNQVRDTIRTAIPDAQERISWKMPTYWKKHNIIHFASFKNHIGIYPGAEAMVYFAERLAEYKTSKGSLQLPHNKPLPLELIAEIARWSYKTNSI
- a CDS encoding TIGR03905 family TSCPD domain-containing protein — protein: MKYQPKGVCPSSIDVELSDDIIQSVSFTGGCNGNLQGISKLVEGMKAQDAIERLQGITCGHRVTSCPDQLANALTAMISNK
- a CDS encoding helix-turn-helix domain-containing protein, which encodes MKEFMSNKEALQHCIANKHFSLAHLYSDEKPLDMHIHDCYEIYYSISGGKQFLIDNRFYTIEPGDIFFINQYESHHLTQIDARIHERIVISIHPDYLSSISSAITDLGHCFTHRDTEYPHKFHLDPDLGTRFIYLIHKIAAAEGFGTDLTERSALTELMIFLNRFFNESRFLTCNQAVTTNHAQVDDILSYINQHISEDLTLEKLSEYFYLSSSYLCRIFKSTTGTTINKYITARRITIAKSLLNEGCSVTETYEKCGFNDYSNFLKAFTKAVGISPKKYAQFHS
- a CDS encoding rhodanese-like domain-containing protein; the encoded protein is MKRILLLTMLCFLLTGCGKEEKTEQTKYTPITADEAKTIIDGEDEYILLDVRTQTEYEEGHIEGAYLIPDNEINVRAEDELADKDTTILVYCRSGRRSKLAAQSLADLGYTNVYEFGGIIDWPYETVK
- a CDS encoding DUF4430 domain-containing protein → MKQWTKKQKIMLVAVFAVVIAVAGIAAGLLNYRPGQEGVKNFQVIVTSERDGYSETTECTSEEEYLGSFMRSFEDCEWQESDYGIYITGFGGMQEDVDNQYWWCVMVNGEAATIGADEIPLQDGEIYSFVLTQGW
- a CDS encoding GNAT family N-acetyltransferase, coding for MGNKDLGRSQIALDNSLFTVSLYDEGILIAFGRIVGDGGITYVVSDIMVDKDYQRKGYAEEIMKAIDNYFDKHAHEDSYICLIANYPADLLYHKHHFEYLPEDKCGMLRNQLTK
- a CDS encoding ISLre2 family transposase, producing MIKSIQQFEENGAKNLTGVLEKFLKDPQQQAEFIYGITDSVVQLGLDMIAETFESMDEELRNSGYRRRNWVISRRDETSLITSLGTVRYCKTLFKNKKTGACEYLLDRIMGLESHVRMTEDAQAQMLEEAVDSSYRKGGIRASLSEKVSKQTVKNKIHDLKFHTKPEKIENKKQVSYLYIDADEDHVSLQYLEKKGDITKPRSNTSMPKIAYVYEGAESEAPKSERFKLINPKYFGGIYEGSKGVEQFWREIYEYISATYDMDAIKQIYINGDGAAWIKSGRKFIAGSTFVLDKFHMQKYITAATSHLMDSSEDARSELYGAIHKRAKWMASETFEKILNITENEAQRKKVESSMAYILGHWDGIMQGLRNKETQVGCSAEGHVSHIYADRMSSRPLGWSKHGVHQMAKLRIYKANKGNMLELVRMQKQELPMAVGTEERIYLSSEMFRSESKRLTEEQRYVERITHSIPFPEVKKIAYFKNHIWGL
- a CDS encoding glucose-6-phosphate isomerase, whose translation is MSNKVTFDYSKASQFISDNEVELMKKLTLDAKEVLVSKTGAGNDFLGWIDLPVNYDKEEFDRIKKAAAKIQADSEVLLVIGIGGSYLGARAAIEFLRHSFYNSVDKSVRKTPEIYFVGNSISSTYIKHLMDVIGDRDFSINMISKSGTTTEPAIAFRVFKEMMEKKYGKAEAAKRIYATTDKSRGSLKSLATEEGYESFVVPDDVGGRFSVLTAVGLLPIAVSGADIDLLMEGAASARKSALESSFEDNEALKYAALRNILLRKGKTIEILANYEPCVHFVSEWWKQLYGESEGKDQKGIFPASVDLTADLHSMGQFIQDGSRTLFETVINIETSREEIILGTEPVDLDGLNYLAGKTVDFVNKSAMNGTILAHTDGNVPNLIINVPEVNEFYLGELFYFFEFACGVSGYLLGVNPFDQPGVESYKKNMFALLGKPGYEAQREELLKRL
- a CDS encoding HPr family phosphocarrier protein, giving the protein MESVKVVFNSMEECERYIRAVENFPSNIDLQCGSRIIDGKSVLGLLGFGLRKVLELRTHTEDTEAWEKLLEKIEFCTCEDEIKMAI